In Nitrospinota bacterium, the genomic window TGCTCATCGGCATTTGCCTCTTGTATGGCCTGTCGCTCGCTGTGAGCGCCTCGAAAAAGTCCACCAAGGCAAGGATACGGGCCTGGGTGGACATGCTGTCGGCCTTGAGCCCCTTCGGATAACCTGACCCGTCAAGATACTCGTGGTGGCTTCCGGCGTAAAGGGGGACGTTGCGAAGTTTGCGGCTGAACGGGATCTTGTCGAGCATCCGTATGGTGACGTCGATGTGGCTTTGCATTATCTTCCGCTCGTCCTCGGTGAGCGAGCCTTTCCGGATGCTAAGGTTGAAAAGCTCGTCCTCGGTGAGTTTGGGAAAGGTCTTGCCGTCCAGTTCGTAAGTGCCGGCGGCGATTTTCTTGAGCCGCTCTATTTTTGCGTCTTCCATGAACTCGCCGGGATTGTTGCAGGAGATGACAAAGTTGCGCTCTTCGACCAGCGCCGCCAGCTTGTTCTCATATTCTTTTTCAAGCGCATCCACTTCTTCCCTGCCCGCCCCTTTTTCACAAAGCCCGGCTTTCTTGACGGCGCATTCCGCGCGCGCCTTGGAAATTATCAGCTCATACCGTGTACGGACAAGCTCGGACCTGTCGAAAATGGTCTCCAGCTTCACGGACTTGTCCATGATGTGCGTGGGCGAGACTATTTTGCCGATATCGTGCATCCACGCCGCGATCCGAAGCTCGTTCAGCTCATCGTCGGAAAAGGCCGCGCCCCCCGGCTTCCCGTCCGATTCTTCGTTGATTGCGCGGGCAAGCTCCAAGGCAAGCTCCGCCACGCGCCGGATATGGCCGTGGGTGTATTTGGAGCGCGCGTCCGTCGCCGTGGCCATCACCTCCACGAACGACTCGAACAGCATCTCCGTTTCCCTTATAAGGTTCACGTTGCTTATGGCCACCGCCGCCTGGCTGGCCAGGGACTTGGCCAGGCCCACATACTTGTTGTCGAAAGGGATCACATCGCCGGTCTCGTGGTCCTTGGCGTTCAATATCTGCAGAACGCCTATCACGTCGCTCTGGTAGTCGAGCAGCGGGGTCACAAGCATGGAAACGCTGCGGTATCCGGTGCGCTCGTCATATTTTTTCGGCCCGGTGAAATCGAACTCGTCGGACTGGTACACGTCCGGGATGTTCACGGTCTTTCTGGTGATTGCCGCATAGGCGGAAACGAAAGTCGGAGCCATGGGGACGGGAGGGAAGGTGGCGGTGGCGCCTGTCGTCCCGCCGATTGCGATGCCAAGGGAA contains:
- a CDS encoding GAF domain-containing protein codes for the protein MALDARKRRRFDSYGDEPENHEVTLARRLIEIGISLSSERNLDNLLQKIVDSAIEITNADGCTLYLTKNMQLHFTVSRNVSLGIAIGGTTGATATFPPVPMAPTFVSAYAAITRKTVNIPDVYQSDEFDFTGPKKYDERTGYRSVSMLVTPLLDYQSDVIGVLQILNAKDHETGDVIPFDNKYVGLAKSLASQAAVAISNVNLIRETEMLFESFVEVMATATDARSKYTHGHIRRVAELALELARAINEESDGKPGGAAFSDDELNELRIAAWMHDIGKIVSPTHIMDKSVKLETIFDRSELVRTRYELIISKARAECAVKKAGLCEKGAGREEVDALEKEYENKLAALVEERNFVISCNNPGEFMEDAKIERLKKIAAGTYELDGKTFPKLTEDELFNLSIRKGSLTEDERKIMQSHIDVTIRMLDKIPFSRKLRNVPLYAGSHHEYLDGSGYPKGLKADSMSTQARILALVDFFEALTASDRPYKRQMPMSTVYSILQTEVDKGRLDAELFRILKEKDVYSRFLARIKDKKTAL